Below is a window of Mycolicibacterium chitae DNA.
GGCACACCTGGGGTGAGGTACACGAGCGGGCCCGCCAGATCGCCGGCGGTCTGGCCGCGGCCGGTGTCGGCCACGGCGACGCCGTCGGGGTGCTGGCCGGAGCGCCGGTCGAGATCGCGCCGGTGGCCCAGGGGCTGTGGATGCGCGGCGCGAGCCTGACCATGCTGCACCAGCCGACCCCCCGCACCGACCTGGTGGTCTGGGCCGGCGACACCATGAACGTCGTTGACATGATCGAGGCCAAGGCCGTCATCATCTCCGATCCGTTCATGGCCGCCGCGCCGGTGCTCGAGGAGAAGGGCCTGAAGGTCCTGACCGTCGCCGAGTTGCTGGACTCCGAGCCCATCGATCCGGTCGAGACCGCCGAGGACGACCTGGCGCTGATGCAGCTGACCAGCGGTTCCACCGGCTCGCCGAAGGCGGTGCACATCACGCACCGCAACCTGCACTCCAACGCCGAGGCGATGTTCATCGGCGCGGAGTACGAGGTCGAAAAAGACGTCATGGTCAGCTGGCTGCCCTGTTTCCACGACATGGGCATGATCGGCTTCCTGACCGTCCCGATGTATTTCGGCGCCGAGCTGATCAAGGTCACGCCGATGGACTTCCTGCGCGACACCCTGCTGTGGGCGCGGCTGATCGACAAGTACAAGGGCACCATGACCGCGGCCCCGAACTTCGCCTACGCGCTGTTCGCCAAGCGACTGCGCCGGCAGGCCAAGCCCGGTGAGTTCGACCTGTCCACGCTGCGGTTCGCGCTGTCGGGCGCCGAGCCCGTCGAGCCCGCCGACGTCGAGGACCTGATCGACGCCGGCAAGCCGTTCGGGCTCAAGCCGTCGGCGATCCTGCCGGCCTACGGCATGGCCGAGGCCACGCTGGCGGTGTCGTTCTCCGAGTGCAACGCCGGTCTGGTGGTCGACGAGATCGACGCCGACCTGTTGGCCGCGCTGCGCCAGGCCGTGCCGGCCACCAAGGGCAACACCAAGCGGCTGGCGTCGCTGGGCCCGCTGCTCGAGGGGCTGGAAGCCCGCATCGTCGACGAGCACGGCAACATCAAGCCGGCCCGCGGCGTCGGAGTGATCGAGCTGCGCGGTGAGGCGATGACGCCGGGGCACACCACCATGGGTGGCTTCCTGCCCGCGCAGGACGAGCATGGCTGGTACGACACCGGCGACCTCGGCTACACGATGGAGAACGGCCACATCGTGGTGTGCGGCCGCGTCAAGGACGTCATCATCATGGCCGGCCGCAACATCTATCCCACCGACATCGAGCGGGCCGCCGGCCGCGTCGAGGGAGTGCGCCCGGGTTGCGCCGTGGCCGTGCGTCTGGACGCCGGGCATTCCCGCGAAACGTTCGCCGTCGCAGTGGAATCCAACGCCTACCAGGATCCGGCCGAGGTGCGTCGCATCGAGCACCAGGTGGCCCACGAGGTGGTCGCCGAGGTCGACGTGCGGCCCCGCAACGTCGTGGTCCTCGGTCCCGGCACCATCCCGAAGACCCCGTCGGGCAAGCTGCGTCGCGCCAACTCCGTCGAGCTCGTCACCTAGCTAGCCTTTTTAGCGCGAGCGTGCGTGTTCGCGGCCGCCACGCCGGTGGTTTTGCGTAGTTTGCGCACGGTCGTCGGGGCCGGCGCGCGCTAGAAGTGGATGTGTCGGGCGCCGACCGCCATGCGGCGCATCTGGGACCGCAGCGGTGATAAGCGGGGCGCGACGAGTTCCAGTTGGGCTTGTCCGGCGATGAACTCCACCACTTCGTCGATGTTGCGGCCATCGGTGTCGACGTGCGTGGCGAACCGTTCCGCGGCGAGTGCAGTCACACAACGCTCGATCTGATCCATTGCCCACGATTCGTTGCGGCCGACCGCCCGACCCAGCCAGTACGCTGCGCGAGACTGCAACCGTCCTCGTAACGTCGCAGGGGAGGCCATCAGCGAAAAATGTTGTACCGCAACGTCATTGTTCCGCAGACCCGACATGATCTCGTCGAAGTAGTCCAGGTCGACGAGTGTCATCGGTACGAGTACGGGGCCATCGTGCGCATGCACGGCATCGGTGAGGGTGGCGACGACCGCAGAACGCCACTGCGGCCGATCCTGAAAGTCTTTGCGCTCCGACTCCGGCAGCATTCGATGGATGCCATAACCGATGAGTTCGGGATCAGCGACGTGCGCGTGGCGCAGCCGTCGTTGGAGTTCGAACGCGGTTTGTGTTTTGCCGGCACCGAAAGCGCCGTTGATCCACAGCAGCACCGTGCCGAGTTTAGAGGCGCTGCAGTCACCGCGAACGTGCGCAAACTACGAAAAACCACCGGCGTGGCGGCCGCGGACACGCACGCTCGCGCTAAGGGGGCACCCACGCGGCACGCTCGCGCAAATAGAAAAGAAGTCAGCCCCAGGCGTGGACGGTGTTCTGCGCCGGCTCCAGGCCGAGCTCGATCAGCAACTCCACGGCGTCGGCGGCCTGCTCGCAGATGGTGGGCACCTCTTTGCGCTCGGCGGCGTTGAACTGCTCGAGTACGAACGCCGCCCCGGACTTCTGCCCGGGCGGCTTACCGATGCCGATCCGCACCCGCTGAAAATCGTTGCTGCCCAACGACGATGCCACCGAACGCAGGCCGTTGTGGCCCGCTGCGCCGCCGCCGGCCTTGAGCCGGATCCGACCGAAGTCGATGTCCAGCTCATCGTGGACAACGATGACGTCCGCAGGCTCCACCGAATAGAACTTGGCCAGCGGCCCGACCTGGCGCCCGGACTCGTTCATGAACACGCGCGGTTTCGCGACGACCACGGCCCGGCCGCCGAGGCGACCGGTGATCGCCTCGGCGCCGGAACGCTTGTGCACCTTGAACTTTTCGCGCATCCGGTCGGCGAGGATGTCGACGACCATGAACCCGACGTTGTGCCGGGTCTTGGCGTAGTTCGGTCCGGGGTTGCCCAGGCCGACCACCAGCAGTGTGTCGGCCATCGTCGCGAGCTACTCGGACTCGGGGGCTTCGGCGGCCGGGGCGGCCTCGGCGGCCTCCTCGCCCTCTTCCTCGATCCCGCCCTCGAGATCCTGGGCGGTGGGCGCCGGCACGATGTTGACCACCAGGAACTCGGGATCCGAGATCAGCGAGACACCGTCGGGCAGCGGAACGTCGCTGGCCAGGATCTGGGTGCCGACCTCGGCGCCCTCGATCGACGCGATCAGCTCTTCGGGGATCGACAGCGCCTCGGCCTCGATCTCGATGGTGCTGGCTTCCTGGGTGACCAGGGTGCCCGGGGCGGCCTCGCCCTCGATGAGGACGTTGACCTCGACGATGACCTTCTCGCCGCGCTTGACCACGAGCAGGTCGGCGTGCTGGATGTTGCGCCGGATCGGGTGGATCTCCAGGGCCCTGGTCAGCGCAAGCTGCTCGGTGCCGTCGATGTCGAGGGCCAGCACCGCGTTGGTGCCGGAGTAGCGCAGCACCGCGGCGAGTTCGCGCGCGGGCAGCAGCAGGTGCCGGGGATCGGTGCCGTGGCCGTAGAGCACGGCGGGCACCTGGCCCTCACGACGGGCCTGGCGCGAGGCGCCCTTGCCGGTCTTGGCGCGCACGGTGGCGCGCAGGTTGTTCTTCGAGGCGGCGGCTGGGGCCATGATGTTTGCTCCTAGGTGACCGGGCGGGAAATCTTCGAGGCACGGCCAGAGCAGAAAAACCGCAGCGAATGCGGGTCCCCGTCGATAACGGTGGTCGAGCCACCCTCGCCGTGACGCCCGGCCAGATTAGCGCATGGGGTGCTCAGATCGAAAATTCGGTGTCCGTGAGCTGCGACGACAGCTCCCACAGGCCCTGCGCCTTGGCCTTGCTGCGGGCCAGCGGGCTGCGCGGGGACGGACCGGTGGGGCCGGTTTGGCCGAACCGCGGACCGATGAACGCATCGCCGGGCACGTCCTCGGCCGCGGCGTACAGGGTCTGCCGTGCGCCGAAGTCGGCGTCGGTGGCCATGAACCTGTTGCCGAACCGCAGGAAGCGGCTGCTCAGCGGCCCATCCGAGTGCGTCTGCAGGTTGGTGGCCGAGTAGCCCGGATGCGCGGCCACGGCCCGCACCGGTGACCCGGCCCGCTCGAGGCGGCGCTGCAACTCGCTGGTGAACAGCAGGTTCGCCAGCTTGGACTGGCCGTAGGCGCCCCAGGCCGAGTAGGGCCGCGCCTTCCAGCTCAGGTCTTCGAGCTTGATCCGGCCCATCAGGTGCATCAGCGACGAGACCGTGACCACCCGGTCGGTGATCTTGGGCAGCAGCCGGTTGGTCAACGCGAAATGCCCCAGGTGGTTGGTGCCGATCTGGCTCTCGAAGCCGTCCTTGGTCAGCGCGAACGGCACGGCCATCACCCCGGCGTTGTTGATCAGCACGTCGACCCGGTCGATGCCGTCGGCGAATTCCCGCACCG
It encodes the following:
- a CDS encoding fatty acyl-AMP ligase, which codes for MSRFTDKMYYNAATSTKGMVTGEPHEPVRHTWGEVHERARQIAGGLAAAGVGHGDAVGVLAGAPVEIAPVAQGLWMRGASLTMLHQPTPRTDLVVWAGDTMNVVDMIEAKAVIISDPFMAAAPVLEEKGLKVLTVAELLDSEPIDPVETAEDDLALMQLTSGSTGSPKAVHITHRNLHSNAEAMFIGAEYEVEKDVMVSWLPCFHDMGMIGFLTVPMYFGAELIKVTPMDFLRDTLLWARLIDKYKGTMTAAPNFAYALFAKRLRRQAKPGEFDLSTLRFALSGAEPVEPADVEDLIDAGKPFGLKPSAILPAYGMAEATLAVSFSECNAGLVVDEIDADLLAALRQAVPATKGNTKRLASLGPLLEGLEARIVDEHGNIKPARGVGVIELRGEAMTPGHTTMGGFLPAQDEHGWYDTGDLGYTMENGHIVVCGRVKDVIIMAGRNIYPTDIERAAGRVEGVRPGCAVAVRLDAGHSRETFAVAVESNAYQDPAEVRRIEHQVAHEVVAEVDVRPRNVVVLGPGTIPKTPSGKLRRANSVELVT
- a CDS encoding AAA family ATPase — translated: MLLWINGAFGAGKTQTAFELQRRLRHAHVADPELIGYGIHRMLPESERKDFQDRPQWRSAVVATLTDAVHAHDGPVLVPMTLVDLDYFDEIMSGLRNNDVAVQHFSLMASPATLRGRLQSRAAYWLGRAVGRNESWAMDQIERCVTALAAERFATHVDTDGRNIDEVVEFIAGQAQLELVAPRLSPLRSQMRRMAVGARHIHF
- the pth gene encoding aminoacyl-tRNA hydrolase codes for the protein MADTLLVVGLGNPGPNYAKTRHNVGFMVVDILADRMREKFKVHKRSGAEAITGRLGGRAVVVAKPRVFMNESGRQVGPLAKFYSVEPADVIVVHDELDIDFGRIRLKAGGGAAGHNGLRSVASSLGSNDFQRVRIGIGKPPGQKSGAAFVLEQFNAAERKEVPTICEQAADAVELLIELGLEPAQNTVHAWG
- a CDS encoding 50S ribosomal protein L25/general stress protein Ctc, translating into MAPAAASKNNLRATVRAKTGKGASRQARREGQVPAVLYGHGTDPRHLLLPARELAAVLRYSGTNAVLALDIDGTEQLALTRALEIHPIRRNIQHADLLVVKRGEKVIVEVNVLIEGEAAPGTLVTQEASTIEIEAEALSIPEELIASIEGAEVGTQILASDVPLPDGVSLISDPEFLVVNIVPAPTAQDLEGGIEEEGEEAAEAAPAAEAPESE
- a CDS encoding oxidoreductase — translated: MKWTAADLPSFADRTVIVTGANSGLGEITARELARVGGSVILAVRNTDKGAAAAAAMPGTVEVRRLDLQDLASVREFADGIDRVDVLINNAGVMAVPFALTKDGFESQIGTNHLGHFALTNRLLPKITDRVVTVSSLMHLMGRIKLEDLSWKARPYSAWGAYGQSKLANLLFTSELQRRLERAGSPVRAVAAHPGYSATNLQTHSDGPLSSRFLRFGNRFMATDADFGARQTLYAAAEDVPGDAFIGPRFGQTGPTGPSPRSPLARSKAKAQGLWELSSQLTDTEFSI